The following nucleotide sequence is from Pangasianodon hypophthalmus isolate fPanHyp1 chromosome 8, fPanHyp1.pri, whole genome shotgun sequence.
tatatatatatatatatatatatatatatatatatatataatttgtataataattttttttttaattatatcattttcaGATTCATAAAATTAATTGATAATCCAATAAGCTTGGATGGCAGTAAGGATAAGAAAGATAACACACTCGAGGAGACTGAGCATGACAAGGAGTTTATGCAGACCTATATTGAGACTCTCAAGGACAGAGGTAAGTTATAGCTGATTTGTAGAAACCATGAAAgctattatgtaaggaataaaacatgacacagcatactgttataggatccctgaagttgattattttccaataactcaGCATGTGCTGAGTGTTATATTCcccttatacaacagcaatttaccaGCACTAacaaggttttatttattaaagaacaacacatcatgctttttattcgtttacattacatttaatgttgtggaatgtccatgaaacaagttggttcctgttatcacctttcttatagcagctatatatagttgttccctctccagcctctcttttttcatctctcttgaagttaaaacaacaaaaaatgtctGTCCTTAAAAACTTTCTCTATGtcagaacagctttacctctgacttatATGGGTATATGTTAAATTTAGGCTAGGTATACCACAATAATtgttaaaatataatatctaaGCTCAGATCACCTAGAAATGCTGTAGACAAACTGAACTTCTGATAACACTTTAAAAGCAAATGTTTCCAacattattagtattttttaaatattttttacaacATACATGCAATGCATAGCGTTACTGATATACATCTTACTTATTTATCTCCTAAAAAGTGATGTAGCAGAAAGCTACCTTGGGGGTGTTAACAATGACACCTAGACTTTCTACCAAGTTGTTATGTAAGCAACACACAAAATGATGATGAAAAGCATTTATCATATGCAAATTATGAAATACAAATGCCCCTTAGCTAAAATACTTAGCCAATGCAGTAGCAAAAAAGGTGCCCAGAAAACACGTTAGTGATCAGCAAAAATTACCAAAGATATCTGAAATTGACATTCAGTCTCAGGTTTCAGTATTGTGCTAATTGACAGAATTTGTTTGTTGTTCATTGCAGCTTGAATAATACTGCAGTTTTCCAAAACtcatgaaatgttaaaaattactATTGCTTTCTAGAAACAGCACCAACGTACACCACCAAAGTGTCCCTGACTTGCCTTCTTTAGTCAACCTGAAGATTCCAGAGCCAACTGGGAAATCAGCAATAGGAACAAAACCATAATCAATGAAGACGTTAAAATACTTCTGTAGGTTTTGGTGTTATATGCAAGacctgtaattaaaaaaaaaaattcctcctATTTCCCAGAAGCAtgtcaacaacaacagcaacaacaacaaaactccATTTTGTCCATGCAAGCTGGTTTACCTTTTACAAActgatgtgtgcatgtgtgactGATACTGAATGGGTTTTATATCCCACAAGGAGATATAGGAAAGATTAGGAAAATACCACTCTCTAGGTTTAGTGCACTGGCAAGACCAAACTCTTATTGCTGGACAAAGGTCTATTGAATTTGTTTTCTATAAGTTAGTTATTGTGAAATGTGAATATTCATTTATAGGTTTGACATGTATTGAGAGCAGTGATTTGTATGATAATTTTGTCTTTAgataattaaaatgtgaaagaGAATTCTGCTATAATAAAGCTTTGTAATTCAATACAAGGCCTCACTCTATCTATTAAACAAGAACAGATCATCAGCTACAACAACATATTTTACTTATGCAATTACGTGTTATAGAGCCACACTGAACAAATGTCAAGTTACAGCATTCAGCAAAGACTTCATATGCGAGAGCATCTGTAAACAGTAACTATTACTCATGCTGCATACGAAGTAAATTGGTACATGTTgcaaaagttacaaaaaaataaaaacactgcccTTTGTTTCTAAAATGCTATATATTTaagaatatatgtatatacacacattcagtttGCAGAAACTACTGCAATAGTTATTGTTTGCATTAATAAAACTATGCTTGACATTATGTTCGTGCATTCTTAGGCCTTATAATGCTACCAACTGAAACTACAGCGAGCTCTTCTAGTGTGCTTTTGGAGATGAAATATGCCACTTATACCAGTGGAAAAGACATTTCATGGCATTGTAAATATGTACATGGAACAGCAGTGTTAAAGAGGcatatactgtattaaatattgtaaatgatGATTTAATATAGCAGAgattaagtgaaaagcatggaaacaaaaataataaattaaatggtGTGACTGCCCTATGCTTCACAACTAAATACCGCTTGTTAGTGGCATGTGTATTACAAAGCATcgtagaataaaatgaaattgtatttttattgatatACTGTGAACTCCAAATAGATCTGACAGCTTCTAACTGtagacatttaaacaaatattacacatcaaaaacaaatacatgatCAGGAATGTCTGGGTTGCATATGTAAAAGCGATAATGAGAAATTAGTTGCTGAGATGGAGTGAAATGATAGTTGGGAATCTTATCATTCGAATATAGAGCATCAATccgtttttaaaaattagacaGGGTTGAGCTAGGCCCAATTTTACAGACTGAGGTAGCAGTTATTATTTGAGGTGTGACCACAAGCAGAGGGTGCACAAGTACAGTTAAATAGTCTTACACGGGGAAATAAATACCCCTTTTGCATATACATGTAACAGTTCAAGAATTTACaaactgacaaaaatatttagGCCAGTCTGTGACAATTGTACGCCATATCCTATATACTTTTCATATACAATTCCTTGCCTATATCTCAATACAACATACTATTATATAAGCTGAAGATATGACAACACCTTGTGCATTTAGTTGATAGGTCAAACTATAAAGCTGCACTGTGGCCAGATAGTggttgttaaataacaccaaACTATGGACATGGATATTTCTCTAGCTCCatagttaataaaataacagcttaTATTAGGAATTTAATTACCATAGTTTCCATATAAAGATTgtctttcaggtttttttttaatagaagacTATTACAATgctacacatttaaaaattaaaggacATCAGTGACCTATAGTACATCATATAATATACAATCAGCAGTGactgaataacaaaaaacaaatactttGCAAATGCATGGTGAAGGCACATTTTCAACTAAGAGCATAACATTAATACATCTCAGCTTGCAAACATAAGCAAAGCTTACCTTATGTTAAAACGTatttaaaaagttcaaaaagcTCTTTTGGAGACAGAGTTGGAACAAgtacattatataaaaaaaagaatacaattCTCTAGACTGTAACTATGTCATGTCATTCCAGATCACATGTTTGCTTGCACCTCTGTACTATATTTCTTGCATGTTCCAAAAAAAAGCTGAGGCTTCAGGTAGTATCAGTTGGCTACATGCTGCTGTCCTGCAAGAGAGGCTCGATGTCCTCATCACTCCCAGGAGCAGAACCGTTACAGTGTGTTCCAGTAACAGGTGAAACCCGTGTACTGCAGGTTTTCACCGTCACACTGCGGCGTTCTGGGATGAAGCAGGCCACCAATAGTGCTAGAAGAACAGTACAGGCTCCAAACAGGAAAGGAGGGCCTGGAATGACTGATTTCTAAAAGAAAAGATGATGGACATTACGCTAAGCAGCTGTATAAGATCAAcggtttataaaaataaaaattaaatcaatcaatcaatcaatcaatagaTAATCCACAGCATTTTACATAAACAATGACTTTATATAGATTGTTCCTTGTATGCAGAGCATTTTTTGTTCTTAtattaactgttttatttttaaaagttctatactgcttttaattttttctggattttgttgtttaaatactaaaatacaGTTATATATAATTTCATCTTACTAATTTTGCCACGTCAGTGGCATGAATATTTACCTTTACTcagttgtatttaatgtttttttctccctaataTTACTTTCCACCCTGTTATTATGTAAAAAAGGACATTTGTATGTCCTTTTGTTTTACTTTAACCCAGTATACTATTATCACGTTGACATTTGTTGGGCAGTTCAACTTGCGAAGCTGGTTCTGGTTGTTAGTCCTAACCCTCTTTACTTTAATATTCTGGACAGTCCACATACACCACATTTGtgcgatatatatatatatatatatatatatatatatatatatatatatatatatatatatatatatatatacatacacacatacatacacacacacacatacatatagcCATTTAAACATATTCAAGGTCAACCATTATTGTGCCTCAATGACTAAGTTTGCTGATTATCTCTCTTAACAAATTTGTTATCATAACTAATTTTCCCTCTCTATTTCCCCATATTTTATGCCAATGGAGGCTAAGAGTGCAATATATAAATGTTGTTCACACATCTGTAATTTACTTTGAAGATTATAATACATCTTCAGGTTTAGTGCTTTTACCCTAAAGCcagtatgttttttaaatgtctttaaaaaaaaaaatcatacccATAAGGGCCATGAAAATGGATAACTACAAAAACTATTTTTCATCCTACAGTTCATGCAATATTTCACTGGTTCTTTATGGTCACTCCAGCCAGTGTACAATTTTGTTCTATTACAGTTCCTAATACACCTGGGCTAGGTACAGTCAATTTCAGAATTACTGCCACCCCTGAggaaaatgggcaaaaatcagtatataaaatgcaaacacaACACCTGCGTGGCACAATACTTGCTCTGGTAGGTTGTGTGAAATTGCAGTGTGTGAATCAGAGTAATCAGAGCAAGTAGCCTCATGTTTCCCTATCTCAGGTGTTACTGGCAAAATGTCTTTATGTCTGTCTCCACGTAGTAAGTTCTAGAGATCTGATTCTTTGTTTTATGCAACAGGACCAGGATAACTGAAAACTTTCTTGAACACATAACATACAATAATACAAATTTTGAGACCGTTTGTGAACAGTGAGAgctattatttttgctttataaactaacatttcaaaatgaagtAAAGAAGTGCATACTGAAACATATATCTAATCAGCTGATGTGCTACAGCTAAGGATGAGTAATATTTGATGTAATAATCGAAAATTCAAAGACATGCAAAACAGTAACATTACTTAATGTAGATAACAAAACTTTGATAGAGATCTCTATTAGGGGCTACAACAGGACAAAGGTGATGCGCTATACATATACTTTGCATAAGTACAGAAGTATTCTATGGATGGTGGTTTTGTaaaattgcactttttaatctatttttgtattgtatatattgtaatgtatattttatctcTGTTACAGTACTCTTTTGCTCCATGAAATATGTACACAGCAAAGACCACAACACACATTCTGAGTATAATACAGttactgataaataaaactgaGGCTGATTTAATAAATTCCATACCTTATCACTGACAGCTGAAGCCCTGTCATGGTTCATTGGCCCCATCTCATTCAGTTCCACattgaagagaaaaaagataaatccAAAGAGAGCTGGACCAAGCCCATTGCACAGACCCCTAATCCCAGTTATCATTCCCTGCACTGCACCTACATTAAAGACACGATTAAAATTGCCAAGCTTTGAAATTCACAGCTTAGTAGAACATTATAGagcaaaaagaaacactttATAGGACTAAATTATATCTCTGgtattttgttgtgtgtttgtgaccaCTAATTAGTTactatttctttttgttttttaatcttttaagtGCACTACTATCTACAAAtgtgttataaaataaatatgcagcACTCATATTGCAAGCATGATGCAATCACGTGACTGATGCCAGTAGTTACAGCCTGACGTTCTCTTACCCTGCTGGCCATGATCTGTGATGTGGGACACCAGGGCACTTATTGTAGGGAAGGTGATACTGGACATAGCAGCCACTGTGCCGGCTGACCACATCATCCTACAATCATTTGTCACAGAAATGTTGCAGGTTTATTTAAAACCATAAAATAGCTGCTATTTATTTGTTAGATATTATACTTTTATGATAAAACATACCATGTTTCTGACCCAAAGCCATACCAGGCCAGCTGGAACAGCTGAAATCCAAGTCCTAATAACATAGTATTCTTATTACCGATTTTTTTCATCAGCACACTTAGGAGCAAAGTCTGAAAGGAAGGCAATGGGTGAACTGTTAGAGTACATCATTAGCACAAAGTAATAACATAAATACTAAAGACTAAAATGTATCAGTCTAAAGCATGAGAGCACCACCTTATCCTACAGTCTGTTTTTGACTATACCCCAGGTTAACATTTGCTTATTCCATTTGCTTTTATTGTATTGATCATCAAGTTTGAATTTCAACTATGGATTCTTTTCCATGGTTGGCAGAGaagcacagacagacagcagagaaAACAGTTTGGTAAAATATCCtagaaaaacaattatttaaaaaacatcagtGAGTTTACAGtgtcagaaataaatacactagAAGCATTTACCTGCATTAAAGTAATTTACATATTTGAAAATTAGTTGGTTCGGTTTATAATTCAGGCACagggagcacacacacacacacacacacacacacacacacacacacaccataaagtACCAAGAATCTGTCACTTCAGGTAAGTAATAACTTTCGGCTGAAACATTGTGCAGGATTTACTTTAGCTATATTAAACGTGTTATGTTCTCAGCACACAAATGTTGCATttacttcataaaaaaattaacttgaGCTACCACTATACTATAATTACCTGTTGTTAGTAGgtgtcatttttaaatctaatatgtggactatatataaCTTTCACAGTGCATACAACTACctgcaaataattaaaactggAGATAGAAACACTGCCTAAATCTATGCCTTAAGCATAGGCATCAAAGTGGTGAAAATCCCATGCTCTAAAATGATGCTAATATTCCTAGTAATGATAAATTGTTAGCTCAAGTAACTCAAATTAGATATTTATGAATGTCCTTCAGCTACAAAGAATGCTTCAAAATGTGATTAGTACCTGTGCTATAATAGACAGGATTCCAACCATTGCTATAAATGCTGCAATTGCTGCCGATGAAAAGTTAATAacctgaaaacagaaaacagcttAAAAACTCATCATAAGGTTCAACACATTATATACCTCAGGAAATAAAAAGAGTTAAAAATTGCAATAATTCAAAACTtttaacatacagtactgtgcaaaagtcttaggcacatgcaatgaaatgctgtagagcaaagatgccttcaaaaataatgaaaccaaatgtttctacattaaaaaaaaatactataaagagcagtaaacagtaataaatgaaacaaagtcaatatttggtgtgacgatccttcgctttaaaaaaaaaaataaatagtctcaggtacagtgtgtgcagttttataaggaaatgagctgtaagtgttactgagcatcttgcagaaccagtcACAGTTcctctggagactttgactgttgcacttgcttcttgtttttgcagcaaaactcaACAGCCttaattatgtttttctgtcagaaaagtggtctcttatgtaatatgctgttttctttactgacatacaaacatttttctgtaacatttaaatttgtgctaatgtttggaattctaaaatgtttttgtactgaatcaataatgtagaagtcataaaataaaaatctataacaaagtttgtactaaaaaaaaattgggtgcctaagacttttgcacagtactgtatattgtgtggATTACTCAAAATAACTGTAAttcataattaaaacaaatctcCGCTGAGACTGAAATGCCACTTACCTGTCTTAGATATAAGAAAAAGCTGGAATATTGTCCTGCCTCCGGAAGGTATGACAGAAAAACTGTGACACATATGAGAAGCACTGTGGTGTCCTTACCCACTTTTCGTAAAGACTGTGAAAGCAAAGGGTAAAAACAATAAGCCCCTAGACTATTACATGCAGaataataactcaaatattttatatatacatacattatatatatatatatatatatatatatatatatatatatatatatatatatatatatatatatatatatatatatatagatagatagagagagagagagagagagagagagagagagagagagagagagcgcgagagcgagagagagagtgagagagagtcttagctatacactaaagacatttgggtttgagatcaaaagatgagaCAGATGTCAGAATGTCAGCTTTCATGTCCTTAtctttacatctagatgtgttaacttagaacatggcaccttccGTTTCAACCCagccatttttcaagtgatcaaaaatatagGAACATGTAACTggcaggtgtttcttgttgcccaggtgtaccTTTTtagattaattgtttaaacaatcaatagctctgaatgtctactcttggtttgagccctgggtttcccctgtgaagactgcatctGTTATCAAAAAGGATAAActaacatgaagaccagagagatgTGTATGGGAGAAAGCAAGCCATTtagaagctgagaaaagagggaaaattgaacAAGCTTTGGGCAATACAACAATTTCAAATgtcctgaaaaataaagaaaccactTGTATACTAACagccagacatcaaacaggttggccaaggaaaacaacaacagttgatgagagaaacattgtgaaagctgtgaaaAAAGACTCAAatacaacagtcagtgacatcaacaacagcctccacagggcaggggtgatggtatcacaatccaccattcgaagaagacttatagagcagaaatatagaggccataccacaagatgcaaaccactcatcagcagaaagaatcggaaggccagattggtatttgcaaagaaatacagagacgagccacaaaagctctggaaccaagattaaaaTCTaacaaagtgatggaaagaccaaagtctggagaaagaaaggatctgctcatgatccaaacatatgagctcattgatcaagcacagtggaggtagtgtcatgacTTGCATGgttgcttctggaacgggcttAATAATCTTTGTTGAatatgtaactcatgatggtagcagcccaatgaattcagaagtctacagaaacattctgtctgccaatttacagaggaGTGCATCCAATTTaactgggaggaacttcatcaagccaacacaacaaaggacttcatcaggggaaaaaagtggaagacTGACTGACCAAGTCATGACATGGGCCTGATGCAGTTACTGCAAGCAAGGGaaatgcaaccaaatattaagtgttatttacttaaagactatctgttccaatacttttgctcacctaaaattgGGTAGTCTGCCACCAGTGGtgcacatctagatgtaaatatcaggaaaggaacattttaaagatatacaaacatttataaCTCACAGCAAAAGGGTCAGCTTGCTCCCAAGAAATTGGAAAACCCCATGATGACAGTCTCATTTTGTCTGGCAGAGACTCTGGTACAACGAGGAGTATGAAAAGAATATCAGCTACAGCAACGATGGTGGCCACCAGTACTACTAGACTGTCTCCATAACTGGCAGATAGATAGGCTCCTATGGCTGGACTCGTAACTAAACTGGCAGCGAAAGTTGCTGATACCTGAGAGGAATGAATGCAGTAATATTAGTGTCAGTGATATTAGTGTATACACTGGTGCATATTACTTTTTAAATCACAGCAGTATCACAGACAGAGATCAAATAAATATTAGAAGATAAATATAATTGTACAACAGGTAGTTCTGACCACACATTTGATTGGCTGAAAAGTGTTCTAGCTGTGCTGATAGACTGATACACCTTTTATCCTACAAGATGAAgagtagattattattattattattattattattattattattattattattattattattagagccTAAGCCATAACTGTCACCTTTGGGTACTTATAACTCAGTTCATGTTTTTAGTGACTAGGGATCAGctaagtaaataataatgaaataaaatctatttcagTATATTTAATTATCTGTGCCACTAGACAAGGGAAATTTCTCCCACATACTGTAAAGAAACCCTGTGTCATTGCTAACTGCAAAGATTAAATGGTTAAATACTGTCTAGTATTAGTAATGTAAACTAAAGTGACCCCAATcagaataaagcatttactgtacATGCATGAATCCGTCATGTCCAATACATTTCCATGTTATCTGCTTTGTTCAGCTCAAGCAGCTTTGATTTCACGTATGCAGAAATGATGCGTCTAAATGTATTGAGTATGCAATCTTTGTTTTCCAGGTGTATTTGGATTTTTTGAGCTTTTTAAGGTAATGCAAGTGTACTCTCTTACCAATCCATATGCTGTGCTTCTTTCATTCTCCTCTGTAATATCTGCTACATATGCAAATATAACAGAGAAGGTGACCGAGAAGACTCCAGATACAGAGATAAGGGCAAAATACCACctaaaaagaaatacagaaacaagtaaatatgattttagttATAGGTAACAAATATTTTTCCCCCTTGAAGTTTCCGGGTCATTACcatgtataaaaatattcaatGATTTGAGCAGATCTAAACTAAACCtgtatacagtgtgttatttaaaacacattctCTCTGAGAAATTATAGCAATCACGTCTCTCATCTAGAACAGACCTGCAGTGGGCAGTAATCTGTACAAAGGGATACGCTCACATGAGAGGCATGTGATAGCACACAAAGAGCTCAGTGTTGGCTGAGCCATAACTCCTACCATGGGCTTATCCTCATCAGCGGGATGGGGGCACAGGTGAAGAACACTGTCAACAGCAAGAAAGACTTCCTGCCCCATACATCCGACAGGGCACCAATCAGCGGGGCACTCATAAAAGACAGCAATCCCTATCACAGCCCACaaatatattagtatatttttATCATTGGACATTTTCGCTGCTGAAAAATGAAGGCATGATCAGAAATGA
It contains:
- the mfsd14bb gene encoding hippocampus abundant transcript-like protein 1; this translates as MNEALREQQGTDGIMLVRNIKDAATRSVGRARVTHAVVVIFLEFFSWGLLTTPMLTVLHETFPQHTFLMNGLIQGVKGLLSFMSAPLIGALSDVWGRKSFLLLTVFFTCAPIPLMRISPWWYFALISVSGVFSVTFSVIFAYVADITEENERSTAYGLVSATFAASLVTSPAIGAYLSASYGDSLVVLVATIVAVADILFILLVVPESLPDKMRLSSWGFPISWEQADPFASLRKVGKDTTVLLICVTVFLSYLPEAGQYSSFFLYLRQVINFSSAAIAAFIAMVGILSIIAQTLLLSVLMKKIGNKNTMLLGLGFQLFQLAWYGFGSETWMMWSAGTVAAMSSITFPTISALVSHITDHGQQGAVQGMITGIRGLCNGLGPALFGFIFFLFNVELNEMGPMNHDRASAVSDKKSVIPGPPFLFGACTVLLALLVACFIPERRSVTVKTCSTRVSPVTGTHCNGSAPGSDEDIEPLLQDSSM